One stretch of Amycolatopsis tolypomycina DNA includes these proteins:
- a CDS encoding alpha-L-fucosidase: MSSFELSRRRLIVVAGAAAAAGVVRVPAGWATEGPSSYTPSWASVDQHPPAPEWFQDAKFGIYYHWGVFSVPAFGNEWYPRNMYIAGSSENNHHKAVFGDPSAWPYQNFINGARDKAGNWVQFAPKLKSAGGNFDPAEWAQLFADAGAKFAGPVAEHHDGYSMWNSTANEWNSVKTGPKLDLLRLHADAIRAKGLKLLAALHHAYHFTGYYDHVPNQPTESLRRLFGQNGRAAENQLWFDKLREVVDGYQPDLVYQDFNLTQVDEAQRLNFLARYYNQAVAWNKDVVATYKDGFNNRGEVFDFERGGPGDLMSPYWMTDDSISSSSWCYTNGIGYYSMKAMLHSLLDRVSKNGTMLLNIAPMADGTIPAGQRTILLGIGNYLKRFGESVYGTRAWAVYGEGPTKMGGGSFTTPVEGTRTDVRFTRSKDNTVLYATALGWPGSTFPITTLSSSRINLGNLVSAQLLGPDAGTATALPAPVQDAAALRVQLPSANPPFDAPAYVVKLTFSGPIPTPGSGPLPTGWSRIANVTTGLVLDSGGNVAAGSPLKQWNWDGSTNLQWQLTDAGGGYVRIVNRTNGMVADSRGNTANGATCAQTAWTGATSQQWKLTGLGNGRYQIVNRATGTALDGMGSTAAGSSVGLWTPNSSTNNQWAVTAV; the protein is encoded by the coding sequence ATGTCTTCGTTCGAGCTGTCGCGACGCCGGCTGATCGTGGTGGCCGGGGCCGCCGCGGCCGCCGGTGTGGTCCGCGTGCCCGCCGGCTGGGCCACCGAAGGACCGAGCAGCTACACGCCGAGCTGGGCGTCGGTCGACCAGCACCCGCCCGCGCCGGAGTGGTTCCAGGACGCCAAGTTCGGCATCTACTACCACTGGGGCGTGTTCAGCGTCCCGGCCTTCGGCAACGAGTGGTACCCGCGCAACATGTACATCGCCGGGTCCAGTGAGAACAACCACCACAAGGCGGTGTTCGGCGACCCGTCGGCGTGGCCGTACCAGAACTTCATCAACGGTGCTCGCGACAAGGCGGGCAACTGGGTGCAGTTCGCGCCGAAGCTCAAGTCGGCGGGCGGGAACTTCGACCCGGCCGAGTGGGCCCAGCTCTTCGCCGACGCCGGCGCGAAGTTCGCCGGCCCGGTCGCCGAGCACCACGACGGCTACTCGATGTGGAACAGCACGGCCAACGAGTGGAACTCGGTCAAGACCGGGCCCAAGCTCGACCTGCTCCGGCTGCACGCCGACGCCATCCGCGCGAAGGGCCTCAAGCTGCTGGCGGCCCTGCACCACGCCTACCACTTCACCGGCTACTACGACCACGTGCCGAACCAGCCGACCGAGTCGCTGCGCCGGCTGTTCGGCCAGAACGGCCGGGCCGCGGAGAACCAGCTCTGGTTCGACAAGCTGCGCGAGGTCGTCGACGGCTACCAGCCCGACCTCGTCTACCAGGACTTCAACCTGACCCAGGTCGACGAGGCGCAGCGGCTGAACTTCCTGGCGCGCTACTACAACCAGGCGGTGGCCTGGAACAAGGACGTCGTCGCCACCTACAAGGACGGCTTCAACAACCGCGGGGAGGTCTTCGACTTCGAACGCGGCGGGCCGGGCGACCTGATGAGCCCGTACTGGATGACCGACGACAGCATCTCCAGCTCCAGCTGGTGCTACACGAACGGCATCGGCTACTACTCGATGAAGGCCATGCTGCACTCGCTGCTCGACCGGGTCAGCAAGAACGGCACCATGCTGCTGAACATCGCGCCGATGGCCGACGGCACCATCCCGGCCGGGCAGCGCACGATCCTGCTCGGCATCGGCAACTACCTCAAGCGGTTCGGCGAGTCCGTCTACGGCACCCGCGCGTGGGCCGTGTACGGCGAAGGGCCGACGAAGATGGGCGGCGGCTCGTTCACCACGCCGGTGGAGGGAACCAGGACCGACGTCCGGTTCACCCGCAGCAAGGACAACACCGTGCTGTACGCGACCGCGCTGGGCTGGCCCGGGAGCACCTTCCCGATCACGACGCTGAGTTCGAGCCGGATCAACCTGGGCAACCTCGTCTCGGCGCAGCTGCTCGGCCCGGACGCCGGCACCGCGACCGCCCTGCCCGCCCCGGTCCAGGACGCCGCCGCGCTGCGCGTCCAGCTGCCTTCGGCCAACCCGCCGTTCGACGCGCCGGCGTACGTGGTGAAACTGACGTTCTCCGGCCCGATCCCCACGCCCGGCTCCGGTCCCCTGCCGACCGGCTGGTCCCGGATCGCGAACGTCACCACCGGCCTCGTGCTCGACAGCGGTGGCAACGTCGCCGCCGGCTCCCCGCTCAAGCAGTGGAACTGGGACGGCAGCACGAACCTGCAGTGGCAGCTGACCGACGCCGGCGGCGGCTACGTCCGGATCGTCAACCGCACCAACGGGATGGTCGCCGACAGCCGGGGCAACACCGCCAACGGCGCCACCTGCGCGCAGACCGCGTGGACCGGCGCCACCAGCCAGCAGTGGAAGCTGACCGGCCTGGGCAACGGCCGGTACCAGATCGTCAACCGGGCCACCGGCACCGCGCTCGACGGCATGGGCAGCACCGCCGCCGGCTCGAGCGTGGGTCTCTGGACGCCCAACAGCAGCACCAACAACCAGTGGGCCGTCACCGCCGTGTGA